A genomic stretch from Komagataeibacter xylinus includes:
- a CDS encoding amino acid permease: MSIPDHAQEDSTPILPAEDDEGYHKGLGSRQIQMIAVGGAIGTGLFLGAGSRLQAAGPSLALVYLVCGMFSFLIMRALGELVMYRPTCGSFVSYTREFLGEKAAFVAGWLSFMNWAMTGIVDITAVALYMHFWGTFAFVPQWVFALMALCVVTTMNLVGVKWFGEIEFWFSLIKIVALCLFLVTGSIILGVRMPVGGHQTGLHLIADNGGIFPHGLIASLLLVQGVVFAYSGIELIGTAAGECADVRTVLPRSINSVIWRIGLFYVLSVVLLVNLLPWTAYHGGTSPFVTFFEALGVPGVDTIMNIVVLTAALSSLNSGLYSTGRVLRAMALGGAAPEPLARMNASAVPANGILLTVAVYLVGVVLNYIVPSQVFEIVLNMAAIGIISTWGFILLSQIKLRQAVRSGRMASSGFEMPGAPFTSWLTLAYLAGVLVLMLFDYPNGTCTIASMSIVAVLLVIGWKYLNPARPAPHDGQEPPRVTTP; this comes from the coding sequence ATGAGCATACCGGACCACGCGCAGGAAGACAGCACCCCCATTTTGCCAGCGGAAGATGACGAGGGCTATCACAAGGGACTGGGCAGCCGCCAGATCCAGATGATCGCGGTAGGCGGCGCGATCGGCACGGGCCTGTTCCTTGGCGCGGGCTCGCGGCTGCAGGCGGCGGGGCCATCGCTGGCGCTGGTCTACCTTGTGTGCGGCATGTTCTCGTTCCTGATCATGCGCGCGCTGGGCGAACTGGTGATGTACCGCCCCACCTGCGGCAGCTTCGTGTCCTACACGCGCGAGTTCCTGGGCGAGAAGGCGGCGTTCGTAGCAGGGTGGCTGTCCTTCATGAACTGGGCCATGACCGGCATTGTCGATATCACGGCGGTGGCGCTGTACATGCATTTCTGGGGCACGTTCGCCTTCGTGCCGCAATGGGTCTTCGCCCTCATGGCGCTATGCGTGGTCACGACAATGAACCTGGTGGGCGTGAAGTGGTTTGGCGAGATCGAGTTCTGGTTCTCGCTCATCAAGATCGTGGCCCTGTGCCTGTTCCTTGTCACGGGCAGCATCATACTGGGCGTGCGCATGCCCGTGGGCGGCCACCAGACCGGCCTGCACCTGATTGCCGATAACGGTGGCATCTTTCCGCACGGGCTGATTGCCAGCCTGCTGCTGGTGCAGGGCGTGGTGTTCGCCTATTCAGGCATAGAACTGATCGGAACCGCGGCGGGCGAGTGCGCTGATGTGCGCACTGTCCTGCCGCGCAGCATCAACAGCGTGATCTGGCGCATCGGCCTGTTCTATGTGCTGTCGGTGGTGCTGCTGGTCAACCTGCTGCCCTGGACCGCCTATCACGGCGGCACCAGCCCGTTTGTTACGTTTTTTGAAGCCCTTGGCGTGCCGGGCGTTGATACGATCATGAACATCGTGGTGCTGACGGCCGCCCTGTCCAGCCTCAACTCGGGGCTGTATTCCACCGGGCGCGTGCTGCGCGCCATGGCGCTTGGCGGTGCGGCACCCGAACCGCTGGCCCGCATGAACGCAAGCGCCGTGCCGGCCAACGGCATCCTGCTTACGGTTGCGGTGTACCTGGTGGGCGTGGTGCTCAATTACATCGTGCCCTCGCAGGTGTTCGAGATCGTGCTGAACATGGCGGCGATCGGCATCATCAGCACCTGGGGGTTCATCCTGCTCAGCCAGATCAAGCTGCGCCAGGCGGTACGCAGCGGGCGCATGGCTTCATCGGGTTTTGAAATGCCGGGCGCGCCCTTCACCTCGTGGCTGACACTGGCCTATCTGGCCGGCGTGCTCGTGCTGATGCTGTTTGATTACCCCAATGGCACCTGCACCATTGCCAGCATGTCGATCGTGGCCGTGCTGCTGGTGATCGGGTGGAAGTACCTCAACCCCGCGCGCCCGGCCCCGCATGATGGGCAGGAACCGCCGCGCGTGACCACACCGTAA
- the cobU gene encoding bifunctional adenosylcobinamide kinase/adenosylcobinamide-phosphate guanylyltransferase — MGSVVWSYARRCKMWEDKMMADGTHTMPAGLQGCIFVLGGARSGKSAFAEGLFASWPAPWTYLATCQPRDGEMDARVSRHRARRGENWRTAEEPLDLPRALDAAGTSPVLVDCLTLWLTNLMLAERDIPAATQALLAALERRAGPTVLVSNEVGQGIVPDNALARRFRDEAGLMHQAIARGAARVVFVVAGLPMEMK, encoded by the coding sequence ATGGGCAGCGTTGTGTGGTCTTATGCGCGCCGATGCAAGATGTGGGAGGATAAAATGATGGCGGATGGCACGCACACCATGCCAGCAGGGCTGCAGGGCTGCATTTTCGTGCTTGGCGGCGCGCGCTCGGGCAAGAGTGCGTTTGCCGAGGGGCTGTTTGCCTCATGGCCCGCGCCCTGGACCTATCTTGCCACCTGTCAGCCCCGTGATGGCGAAATGGATGCCCGCGTGAGCCGCCACCGTGCCCGCCGGGGCGAAAACTGGCGCACCGCCGAGGAACCGCTCGACCTGCCCCGCGCGCTCGATGCCGCAGGCACCAGCCCCGTGCTGGTCGACTGCCTGACCCTGTGGCTGACCAACCTCATGCTGGCCGAACGTGACATTCCCGCAGCAACGCAGGCGCTGCTGGCCGCCCTCGAACGCCGCGCGGGACCGACGGTGCTGGTCTCGAACGAGGTGGGGCAGGGCATCGTGCCCGACAATGCGCTGGCGCGGCGCTTCCGTGATGAGGCAGGGCTTATGCATCAGGCTATTGCGCGTGGGGCTGCTCGTGTTGTCTTTGTGGTGGCAGGCCTGCCAATGGAGATGAAATGA
- a CDS encoding acyl-CoA dehydrogenase family protein, whose protein sequence is MSIPSAQDPCLPPLLGDLFPARPVQGEAGRVLLRAQAVIDTVIAPTAAQRDREGGYPHQAMAALKATGVLALAVPCVWGGLGVAQALSIELMLRLAVADPAIAQIFKVHDDLVREIFVYAPAALRPVLARRIVHDHAMLGMAVAENGRTADSFMQTLARPGHAGTHIVSGRKIYATGASGADLVAVSSFDPVRAQQAGGDVRAGVRMDLVPRGAAGLRFHHDWNRMGQRATDSGTVTLENVVVDDFWNALAPDTALPQHVALRFQAGFSAILTGIGIGALRAVCAFVPQHARPWGAAGVESADQDPYVRRLLGEIGADLFGAWCSVMQAARLLDQHEQGRVPRATVAMAASAARSVATRAALRAASDAPAAAGARGTDAAQGLDRYWRDARTLSLHDPVDWKNAEIGRNLLTGRVPEPGPYQ, encoded by the coding sequence ATGAGCATTCCATCGGCACAGGACCCATGCCTGCCCCCGCTGCTAGGTGACCTGTTTCCTGCCCGCCCCGTGCAGGGCGAAGCAGGCAGGGTGCTGCTGCGGGCGCAGGCAGTGATCGACACCGTCATCGCCCCCACGGCGGCGCAGCGTGACCGCGAGGGTGGTTACCCCCATCAAGCCATGGCGGCGCTGAAGGCTACCGGCGTGCTGGCCCTTGCCGTGCCGTGTGTCTGGGGTGGCCTGGGGGTGGCACAGGCGCTTTCGATCGAACTCATGCTGCGCCTTGCGGTGGCGGACCCTGCCATTGCCCAGATCTTCAAGGTGCATGACGATTTGGTGCGCGAGATATTCGTCTATGCCCCGGCCGCACTCAGGCCCGTGCTGGCGCGGCGCATCGTGCATGACCATGCCATGCTTGGCATGGCCGTGGCCGAGAACGGGCGCACGGCAGACAGTTTCATGCAGACACTGGCCCGGCCGGGCCATGCGGGCACGCATATCGTGTCGGGTCGCAAGATCTATGCCACGGGGGCCTCGGGGGCGGACCTTGTCGCGGTCTCTTCCTTCGACCCCGTGCGGGCGCAGCAGGCGGGGGGAGATGTGCGCGCGGGCGTGCGCATGGATCTTGTGCCGCGCGGGGCGGCGGGGCTGCGCTTTCACCATGACTGGAACCGCATGGGCCAGCGCGCGACCGATTCCGGCACGGTCACGCTTGAGAATGTCGTGGTTGATGATTTCTGGAATGCCCTGGCCCCTGACACCGCCCTGCCGCAGCATGTCGCCCTGCGCTTTCAGGCCGGTTTCAGTGCCATCCTGACCGGTATCGGCATTGGCGCGTTGCGGGCGGTCTGTGCCTTCGTGCCCCAACACGCGCGCCCGTGGGGGGCGGCAGGCGTGGAAAGCGCGGATCAGGACCCCTATGTGCGCCGTCTGCTTGGTGAGATCGGGGCCGATCTGTTTGGCGCCTGGTGCAGCGTGATGCAGGCAGCCCGCCTGCTTGACCAGCATGAGCAGGGCAGGGTGCCACGCGCCACGGTGGCCATGGCAGCAAGTGCCGCGCGTTCGGTTGCCACGCGCGCGGCCCTGCGCGCAGCCAGCGATGCCCCGGCTGCAGCAGGCGCGCGGGGCACGGATGCCGCACAGGGGCTGGACCGTTACTGGCGCGATGCCCGCACCCTGTCGCTGCATGACCCCGTAGACTGGAAAAATGCTGAAATTGGCCGCAACCTGCTGACCGGCCGGGTGCCCGAACCGGGACCATATCAGTAA
- the cobO gene encoding cob(I)yrinic acid a,c-diamide adenosyltransferase, translating into MTLTPEEIRHREKMARRKAVQDREVESKSIEKGLLAVHTGAGKGKSTAAFGMALRTLAHGGRIVVIQFIKGAWNTGERKALERFGDQVEWHALGEGFTWNTQDRAKDIANCRAAWEQARAALKRNDVSMVILDELNIALRYDYLPIDDVLTDIAARPPMQHVVVTGRNARPAMIEAADLVTEMTQVAHHFKKGVKAQAGIEF; encoded by the coding sequence ATGACCCTGACCCCCGAAGAAATCCGCCACCGTGAAAAAATGGCCAGGCGCAAGGCCGTGCAGGACCGGGAGGTGGAAAGCAAATCCATCGAGAAGGGGCTGCTGGCCGTGCATACGGGGGCGGGCAAGGGCAAGTCCACCGCGGCCTTCGGCATGGCGCTGCGCACGCTGGCCCATGGCGGGCGGATCGTGGTGATCCAGTTCATCAAGGGGGCGTGGAACACCGGCGAGCGCAAGGCGCTGGAACGCTTTGGCGATCAGGTGGAATGGCATGCGCTGGGCGAGGGCTTTACCTGGAACACGCAGGACCGTGCCAAGGATATCGCCAACTGCCGTGCTGCATGGGAGCAGGCCAGGGCCGCGCTGAAGCGTAATGATGTGAGCATGGTGATTCTGGACGAACTCAACATCGCCCTGCGCTATGACTACCTGCCTATTGACGATGTGCTGACCGATATCGCCGCCCGTCCCCCCATGCAGCACGTGGTGGTGACAGGCCGCAACGCCCGCCCGGCCATGATCGAGGCCGCCGACCTCGTGACCGAGATGACGCAGGTGGCGCATCACTTCAAGAAAGGCGTCAAGGCACAGGCCGGGATCGAGTTCTGA
- a CDS encoding MFS transporter, with translation MTQTMIHDRGGAPAPVRHAGSPGLIFFILALGGFAIGTAEFAAMSLVPMISAGMHVTVPQAGHAIEAYAAGVCVGAPLIAMLGARYSRKYLLIGMMVLYVIGNGLTALAPNYLCLLLCRFISGLPHGAYFGTAGIVASALVPENRRTQAVARVVLGLTIATIGGVPMANGLGMLVGWRWAFVLIAGLALCTMLLIMRFVPTDPPRPNASAMTEIRALKNRQVWLTLGIGVVGFGGIFCVYTYLASILQEVTHAPAYMTPVLLAVFGVGMTVGTMACAWAADHKMMPTIGGTLLVNAAALAGFPGSVHSVWSMMPIVFLIGCGGGLGTVIQSRLLSVAVDAQALAAAMNQSAFNMANAIGPWLGGMAISAGLGWESVGWVGSCLAMGGFVIWLLTLSDIRAAARRQAGG, from the coding sequence ATGACACAGACAATGATCCATGACCGTGGAGGTGCTCCTGCGCCCGTGCGCCACGCTGGCAGCCCCGGCCTGATCTTCTTTATTCTCGCACTGGGCGGCTTTGCCATTGGCACGGCTGAATTCGCAGCCATGAGCCTCGTGCCCATGATCTCGGCAGGCATGCATGTAACTGTGCCACAGGCGGGCCACGCCATCGAGGCCTATGCCGCAGGCGTGTGCGTGGGCGCGCCGCTCATTGCCATGCTGGGGGCCAGATACAGCCGCAAATACCTGCTGATCGGCATGATGGTGCTCTATGTCATTGGCAATGGGCTGACAGCCCTTGCCCCCAATTACCTGTGCCTGCTTTTGTGCCGGTTCATCAGCGGGCTGCCGCATGGGGCCTATTTTGGCACGGCTGGTATTGTCGCCTCCGCCCTTGTGCCTGAAAACCGCCGCACGCAGGCCGTGGCCCGCGTGGTGCTGGGGCTGACCATCGCGACCATTGGCGGCGTGCCCATGGCCAACGGGTTGGGCATGCTGGTGGGGTGGCGCTGGGCGTTCGTGCTGATCGCGGGTCTGGCGCTGTGCACCATGCTGCTGATCATGCGCTTCGTGCCCACCGACCCGCCGCGCCCCAATGCCAGCGCCATGACCGAGATCCGCGCCCTGAAGAACCGGCAGGTATGGCTGACGCTGGGCATTGGCGTGGTGGGGTTTGGCGGCATCTTCTGCGTCTATACCTATCTGGCCTCCATTTTGCAGGAGGTCACGCATGCGCCTGCTTACATGACGCCCGTGCTGCTGGCGGTGTTTGGCGTGGGCATGACAGTGGGCACCATGGCCTGTGCATGGGCGGCTGACCACAAGATGATGCCCACCATCGGCGGCACGCTTCTGGTCAATGCGGCGGCGCTGGCGGGTTTTCCCGGTTCGGTGCATTCCGTATGGAGCATGATGCCCATCGTGTTCCTGATTGGCTGTGGCGGGGGGCTGGGCACGGTCATCCAGTCACGCCTGCTCAGTGTTGCGGTGGATGCGCAGGCACTGGCGGCGGCGATGAACCAGAGCGCCTTCAACATGGCCAACGCCATTGGCCCATGGCTGGGCGGCATGGCGATCAGCGCCGGGTTGGGCTGGGAATCCGTGGGCTGGGTGGGCAGTTGCCTGGCCATGGGCGGCTTCGTAATCTGGCTGCTGACGCTGAGCGATATCCGCGCTGCCGCCCGCAGGCAGGCCGGTGGCTGA
- the cobS gene encoding adenosylcobinamide-GDP ribazoletransferase, whose translation MNIVARLRADLVCGLGLLTRLPTGWLAHDGLPYSMTRSLWCWPLIGAGINAFAALAYGAALRLGLAPLPAAGWCVGLLLLLCGGLHEDGLADMADGCGGGRDRARKLEIMRDSRVGSYGVMALVMALLIRTTALAAMPGPVALVALPVAGALARATMAGVLWQLPPARHDGLASTMTSLPRTVLVACLGFAVALAAMLLPATRALTACAVALLGSVLMYCLARWQLGGQTGDVLGATAVVTECAVLTALC comes from the coding sequence ATGAACATTGTGGCCCGACTGCGCGCCGATCTCGTGTGCGGGCTGGGGCTGCTGACCCGCCTGCCCACGGGCTGGCTGGCACATGACGGACTGCCCTACAGCATGACACGCTCGCTATGGTGCTGGCCCCTGATTGGCGCGGGCATCAACGCGTTTGCGGCCCTGGCCTACGGGGCAGCGCTACGGCTTGGACTTGCCCCGCTGCCCGCTGCGGGCTGGTGCGTGGGCCTGCTGCTGCTGCTATGCGGTGGCCTGCATGAAGATGGCCTGGCCGACATGGCCGATGGCTGCGGCGGGGGCCGCGACCGGGCGCGCAAGCTCGAGATCATGCGCGACAGCCGCGTGGGCAGTTATGGCGTGATGGCGCTGGTCATGGCCCTGCTGATACGGACCACGGCCCTTGCCGCCATGCCGGGGCCTGTCGCACTGGTGGCACTGCCGGTGGCAGGCGCGCTGGCCCGTGCCACCATGGCGGGCGTGCTGTGGCAGCTACCACCCGCGCGGCACGACGGGCTGGCAAGCACCATGACCAGCCTGCCCCGCACGGTGCTTGTGGCCTGCCTTGGTTTTGCCGTGGCGCTAGCCGCCATGCTGCTGCCCGCGACAAGGGCACTCACCGCGTGCGCCGTAGCCTTGCTGGGCAGCGTTCTTATGTACTGCCTTGCACGCTGGCAACTTGGCGGACAGACCGGTGACGTTCTTGGTGCAACGGCAGTCGTGACGGAATGCGCAGTTCTGACGGCCCTGTGCTGA
- a CDS encoding asparaginase — MKRPVIAIISTGGTIARQAMDPRDTVDYAEIGTSLGGADLLAALPEAVRARFAVRGIPFSSCDSVEMTLPRWFELASVINHTVASQPDLSGVVVTHGTSSLEEGACFLDLVLDVPCPVVVVGAQRPASAISADGPANLYAALLVASTPQAAGHGVLVVANNEIHAAQEVTKASTYQLETFRSPDFGPLGMIEANRVFFGRASAYRRHVGWPPAYGAGGEIPRVDITYSHAGADGVGIRAFVQAGARGLIAAGMLPGMCTPAENAALDEAVAAGVVVVQASSGYCGGVVRRHELCQRGLLAAGHMRPRQARILLALALMTGADADAIQTLFDRP, encoded by the coding sequence ATGAAGCGACCCGTCATAGCCATTATATCAACCGGCGGTACCATTGCCCGCCAGGCGATGGACCCGCGTGATACGGTCGATTATGCCGAGATCGGCACAAGCCTTGGCGGGGCTGATCTGCTTGCGGCGCTGCCCGAGGCGGTGCGGGCGCGCTTTGCCGTGCGGGGCATTCCCTTTTCCAGTTGCGACAGCGTGGAGATGACCCTGCCCCGGTGGTTTGAACTCGCCAGCGTCATCAATCACACGGTTGCCAGCCAGCCCGATCTGAGCGGTGTGGTCGTAACCCACGGCACCTCATCGCTGGAGGAAGGTGCCTGCTTCCTCGATCTCGTGCTCGATGTGCCCTGTCCGGTCGTGGTGGTGGGCGCGCAGCGTCCGGCCAGCGCCATCAGCGCGGATGGCCCGGCCAACCTGTATGCCGCCCTGCTGGTGGCATCGACCCCGCAGGCGGCTGGTCATGGCGTGCTGGTGGTGGCCAATAACGAGATCCATGCCGCGCAGGAAGTGACCAAGGCTTCAACCTATCAACTCGAAACCTTCCGCTCGCCCGATTTTGGCCCGCTGGGCATGATCGAGGCCAACCGGGTGTTCTTCGGGCGTGCGAGCGCCTATCGGCGCCATGTCGGCTGGCCGCCTGCTTATGGCGCGGGCGGCGAGATCCCGCGCGTTGACATAACCTACAGCCATGCAGGCGCCGATGGTGTGGGCATACGCGCCTTTGTGCAGGCGGGCGCGCGTGGCCTCATTGCGGCAGGCATGCTGCCCGGCATGTGCACGCCAGCCGAGAACGCGGCGCTTGATGAAGCCGTGGCGGCAGGCGTTGTGGTGGTGCAGGCCAGCAGCGGGTATTGCGGTGGCGTGGTGCGGCGCCATGAACTGTGCCAGCGTGGCCTGCTTGCGGCAGGCCACATGCGCCCCCGGCAGGCACGCATTCTGCTCGCACTCGCGCTTATGACCGGCGCGGATGCCGATGCCATCCAGACTTTGTTCGATCGGCCCTGA
- a CDS encoding histidine phosphatase family protein, whose amino-acid sequence MTDRFAVVLARHPAVTGAEGVCYGQHDVALAEGWERMADGLRTVMQSVGCRILFSSPARRCRMVAERVAQFMNLELRVDSRLREISFGEWEGRPWSRISRTALDAWAADVSGFTPPGGESGTALRTRVRHFWNEMQQRGQSCAIITHGGPLRLMHGMVHGAAGNLLAPSPPMGSVRVIEQGSAAFSTGPSELRIPSRLPLHQERHRSVRQVASVQGST is encoded by the coding sequence ATGACTGACCGTTTTGCAGTAGTGCTGGCGCGCCATCCCGCCGTAACGGGCGCGGAAGGCGTGTGTTACGGCCAACACGACGTTGCCCTGGCCGAGGGGTGGGAGCGCATGGCCGATGGCCTGCGCACCGTCATGCAGAGTGTGGGGTGCCGGATTCTGTTCTCGTCTCCCGCGCGGCGGTGCCGCATGGTGGCGGAGCGGGTCGCGCAATTCATGAATCTGGAGTTGAGGGTGGATTCACGTCTGCGTGAGATCAGCTTCGGGGAGTGGGAGGGCCGTCCCTGGAGCCGAATCTCGCGCACGGCACTTGATGCGTGGGCGGCAGATGTAAGTGGATTTACCCCCCCCGGCGGCGAGAGCGGCACCGCGCTGCGCACCCGCGTACGGCATTTCTGGAACGAGATGCAGCAGCGCGGCCAGTCCTGCGCCATCATCACTCATGGCGGCCCGCTGCGACTCATGCATGGCATGGTTCATGGTGCGGCGGGCAACCTGCTTGCCCCCTCGCCACCCATGGGCTCGGTGCGGGTGATCGAGCAGGGGAGTGCTGCGTTCAGCACAGGGCCGTCAGAACTGCGCATTCCGTCACGACTGCCGTTGCACCAAGAACGTCACCGGTCTGTCCGCCAAGTTGCCAGCGTGCAAGGCAGTACATAA
- a CDS encoding restriction endonuclease has translation MRIWASACLLLWLPASASAAGLFSATHPTLACGDDAALRALSDAAEVARHPPAWRRTLLRQGDCHAVTPDIKWEKIANRNGLPLMRRVPPVPGLAPQYFMTGDITPIGAPAPAPVHVTPPPAPTIVETPTPEGPQQQAEDDTPPPAPPVIVQNRETPLPTDLFFMTRGFQKLGSLILTLMLITGAGWIMMRVLRTIWVMARRRKAIGTCLQLAERHRPMLARWYQQAEDEANATTLPHSRTPWSTHVERFTRTTLLPALARDGQSALWPAIHKTVCTHLTTLAANTARTPSATVLTPGIYHQDMNQAEYAAFCSQWIEKAGWEIRPPVATGLGSVIHCSRNGLKMLVHCWIDRKPVHDDVIWQGIREKTESRADIGAIVSNAPYTQEALLLGKKHRIFLLHHEDIYKFVSGIEVPDVA, from the coding sequence ATGCGGATATGGGCGAGTGCCTGCCTGCTCCTGTGGCTGCCTGCGAGCGCCAGCGCCGCGGGCCTGTTCAGCGCGACCCATCCCACCCTTGCCTGTGGGGATGATGCCGCCCTGCGTGCCCTGTCCGATGCTGCCGAGGTCGCAAGACACCCCCCTGCGTGGCGCCGGACGCTGCTCCGGCAGGGCGACTGCCATGCCGTGACCCCTGACATAAAGTGGGAAAAGATCGCCAACCGCAACGGGCTGCCGCTCATGCGCCGCGTGCCGCCGGTGCCGGGGCTGGCCCCGCAGTATTTCATGACCGGTGACATCACCCCCATCGGCGCGCCTGCACCTGCGCCGGTTCATGTCACGCCGCCCCCCGCACCCACCATAGTCGAGACCCCCACCCCGGAAGGCCCGCAGCAACAGGCCGAGGATGACACGCCCCCGCCCGCTCCGCCCGTTATCGTGCAGAACCGCGAAACGCCGCTGCCAACCGACCTGTTTTTCATGACGCGCGGCTTCCAGAAACTCGGCTCGCTCATCCTGACGCTGATGCTCATTACCGGCGCCGGATGGATCATGATGCGGGTGCTGCGCACGATCTGGGTCATGGCGCGGCGGCGCAAGGCCATTGGCACCTGCCTGCAACTGGCCGAGCGCCATCGCCCCATGCTCGCGCGCTGGTACCAGCAGGCCGAGGATGAGGCCAACGCCACCACCCTGCCCCACAGCCGCACGCCATGGAGCACGCATGTAGAACGCTTTACGCGCACGACCCTGCTGCCTGCGCTCGCGCGTGACGGGCAGAGCGCGCTCTGGCCTGCCATTCACAAGACGGTTTGCACGCACCTCACCACGCTTGCAGCCAATACCGCCCGCACACCCTCCGCCACCGTACTTACGCCAGGTATTTACCATCAGGACATGAACCAGGCGGAATACGCGGCTTTCTGCTCGCAATGGATCGAAAAGGCGGGATGGGAAATCCGCCCCCCCGTGGCCACCGGCCTCGGCTCGGTCATCCATTGCAGCCGCAACGGGCTGAAAATGCTGGTGCATTGCTGGATCGACCGCAAACCGGTGCATGATGACGTGATCTGGCAGGGCATAAGGGAAAAGACCGAAAGCCGCGCCGATATTGGTGCCATCGTCTCCAACGCGCCCTACACGCAGGAAGCCCTGCTGCTGGGCAAGAAACACCGCATCTTCCTGCTGCACCATGAAGACATCTACAAATTCGTCTCGGGCATTGAAGTGCCTGACGTGGCCTGA
- the cobT gene encoding nicotinate-nucleotide--dimethylbenzimidazole phosphoribosyltransferase, which yields MPSRLSIPQDMAALRALCRDLPTADSAAGAAIASHDSQLTKPPGSLGRLEELASWAGQWQRTDRPRAERVDIIVFAGNHGVTAQGVTPWPSDVTRQMVENFRTGGAAINQIARVAGARLRVVEVEDLRPTADLTHAPAMDEATFLRAIATGMRAVQPGTDLLCVGEMGIGNTTPAAAMCAALFGGGGARWAGRGTGLDEAGVRHKAAVIDRALAHHAGVCDPLDILRHVGGHELAAIFGAVLAARYRDIPVLVDGFICTAAVAPLGVLVPEGLAHTRLAHCSAEGGHAHLAAELELTPLIDLGLRLGEGSGAGLAVGLVRAAVACLCGMATFAQAQVSGRE from the coding sequence ATGCCATCCCGTCTTTCCATACCGCAGGACATGGCCGCGCTGCGTGCGCTGTGCCGCGACCTTCCCACCGCCGACAGCGCCGCCGGTGCCGCCATTGCCAGCCATGACAGCCAGCTGACCAAGCCACCGGGCAGTCTTGGCCGGCTGGAGGAACTGGCAAGCTGGGCCGGACAGTGGCAGCGCACCGACCGCCCGCGGGCCGAGCGGGTGGATATCATCGTCTTCGCGGGCAATCACGGCGTGACCGCGCAGGGGGTGACCCCCTGGCCCAGCGATGTCACGCGCCAGATGGTCGAGAATTTTCGCACCGGCGGCGCGGCCATCAACCAGATTGCCCGCGTAGCAGGTGCACGGCTGCGCGTGGTGGAAGTGGAAGACCTGCGCCCCACAGCGGACCTTACGCACGCCCCCGCCATGGATGAAGCCACCTTCCTGCGCGCCATCGCCACGGGCATGCGCGCGGTCCAGCCGGGCACCGACCTGCTATGCGTGGGCGAGATGGGCATTGGCAACACCACCCCTGCCGCTGCCATGTGCGCCGCCCTGTTTGGCGGCGGCGGTGCACGGTGGGCCGGGCGCGGCACCGGGCTGGATGAGGCAGGCGTGCGCCACAAGGCGGCGGTGATCGACCGCGCGCTGGCCCATCATGCCGGGGTATGCGACCCGCTCGACATCCTGCGCCATGTGGGCGGACACGAACTCGCGGCCATATTCGGGGCGGTGCTGGCCGCGCGCTACAGGGATATTCCCGTGCTGGTTGATGGCTTCATCTGCACGGCGGCCGTGGCTCCGCTGGGCGTGCTCGTGCCCGAAGGACTGGCCCATACGCGGCTGGCCCACTGCTCGGCTGAAGGGGGGCACGCCCACCTTGCGGCAGAACTGGAGCTGACGCCGCTGATTGATCTGGGGCTGCGGCTGGGCGAAGGCTCGGGCGCTGGGCTTGCCGTGGGGCTGGTGCGCGCGGCGGTAGCGTGTCTGTGCGGCATGGCCACCTTCGCGCAGGCACAGGTGAGCGGGCGGGAATGA